In one window of Sandaracinaceae bacterium DNA:
- a CDS encoding N-formylglutamate amidohydrolase produces the protein MQTLITCEHASGAVPEGIDLGLSAEILASHVSTDRGAKAIAESLAAALEAPLLLGEWSRLVVDLNRMEDNPAVMLAETYGHRVIGNEGLTYAECEARLARYHRPHRNAARGHAQRMASEGVCLHLSMHSFAPSVDPVKRTYDAGVLYDTERAFESRIATAIIDGLSARGWETRHNEPYAGTPEGLTSWLRAQLPEERYLGLEIEASQAWVDDAARATRFAADLAAIVKSLPSS, from the coding sequence ATGCAGACGCTCATCACCTGTGAGCACGCGAGCGGCGCGGTGCCCGAGGGGATCGATCTCGGCCTGAGCGCCGAGATCCTCGCGAGCCACGTCTCCACCGATCGCGGGGCGAAGGCCATCGCGGAGTCGCTCGCGGCCGCGCTCGAGGCGCCGCTGCTCCTCGGCGAGTGGTCGCGGCTCGTGGTCGATCTCAACCGCATGGAGGACAACCCCGCGGTCATGCTGGCGGAGACCTACGGCCACCGCGTGATCGGCAACGAGGGGCTGACCTACGCCGAATGCGAGGCGCGGCTCGCCCGCTATCACCGACCGCACCGGAACGCGGCCCGCGGGCACGCGCAGCGCATGGCGAGCGAGGGGGTGTGTCTGCACCTCTCGATGCACAGCTTCGCGCCCTCGGTCGATCCGGTGAAGCGGACCTACGACGCGGGCGTGCTCTACGACACCGAGCGCGCCTTCGAGTCCCGGATCGCGACGGCGATCATCGACGGCCTGAGCGCGCGCGGGTGGGAGACCCGGCACAACGAGCCGTACGCGGGGACCCCGGAGGGGCTCACGAGCTGGCTCCGCGCCCAGCTCCCGGAGGAGCGATACCTCGGGCTCGAGATCGAGGCGTCGCAGGCGTGGGTGGACGACGCGGCGCGCGCGACGCGGTTCGCCGCGGATCTCGCCGCGATCGTGAAGTCTCTGCCCTCCTCGTGA
- a CDS encoding FAD-dependent oxidoreductase: MRRRDVLAALLGAPLALACDDEETPPDVRGELLGQSHQIGHLLRDGDARRAFATGEVETRRVRVAVIGAGPAGLSAAWQLARRGVEGVELFELEPQPGGTSASGQSEVTAYPWGAHYLPVPSEAQPELRALLREMDALDEDGEPQEHLLVRAPDERVFYRGYWYRGLYPTVGASAHDLAQRDRFERIVERWLAFRDARGRRAFALPTRLGSDDAEVLALDRISAAEWCRRHGFTSRRLLWWLEYGTRDDYGLTLADASAWSLLFYHCARAEEGMDSADFLTWPAGNGALVRHLAQGRAVHTGHLAARVGRDGTVDLIEASTRRPLRVQAERVICAVPRFVASRLVEGAPSAEDGHWGAWMVANLHLADRPGERGFPPAWDNVLYDSPSLGYVTATHQRGRDFGPTVWTYYFPLVDSDPRDARRRLLDHGHSAWTDAITADLSRAHPDLRQQLRRVDVWRWGHAMAQPRVGVRASEARRAAAAPVGQVHFAHSDLSGLALFEEAFDHGLRAANEVADALTEAT; encoded by the coding sequence ATGCGCCGCCGCGACGTCCTGGCCGCGCTGCTCGGCGCGCCGCTCGCCCTCGCGTGCGACGACGAGGAGACGCCGCCCGACGTCCGCGGGGAGCTGCTCGGCCAGAGCCATCAGATCGGCCACCTGCTCCGGGACGGCGACGCGCGACGCGCCTTCGCGACCGGCGAGGTCGAGACGCGCCGGGTCCGCGTGGCGGTGATCGGCGCCGGCCCCGCGGGCCTGAGCGCGGCGTGGCAGCTCGCGCGGCGTGGGGTCGAGGGCGTGGAGCTGTTCGAGCTCGAGCCGCAGCCCGGCGGGACGAGCGCGTCGGGGCAGAGCGAGGTCACCGCCTACCCGTGGGGCGCGCACTACCTGCCCGTGCCGAGCGAGGCGCAGCCGGAGCTCCGCGCGCTGCTGCGCGAGATGGACGCGCTCGACGAGGACGGAGAGCCGCAGGAGCACCTGCTCGTCCGCGCGCCCGACGAGCGCGTCTTCTACCGCGGCTACTGGTATCGCGGCCTCTACCCGACCGTCGGCGCGAGCGCGCACGACCTCGCGCAGCGCGACCGCTTCGAGCGCATCGTCGAGCGCTGGCTCGCCTTCCGGGACGCGCGGGGCCGGCGCGCGTTCGCGCTGCCCACGCGCCTCGGCTCGGACGACGCCGAGGTGCTCGCGCTCGATCGCATCAGCGCGGCCGAGTGGTGCCGACGCCACGGCTTCACCTCGCGGCGGCTGCTCTGGTGGCTCGAGTACGGCACGCGCGACGACTACGGCCTGACGCTGGCGGACGCGAGCGCGTGGTCGCTGCTCTTCTATCACTGCGCGCGCGCCGAAGAGGGCATGGACAGCGCGGACTTCCTGACCTGGCCCGCGGGCAACGGCGCCCTCGTGCGTCACCTCGCGCAGGGCCGCGCGGTTCACACCGGCCACCTCGCCGCGCGCGTCGGCCGCGACGGCACGGTGGACCTCATCGAGGCGTCGACCCGGCGGCCGCTCCGCGTGCAGGCGGAGCGCGTGATCTGCGCCGTGCCGCGCTTCGTCGCGTCGCGGCTCGTCGAGGGCGCGCCCAGCGCGGAGGACGGGCACTGGGGCGCCTGGATGGTGGCCAACCTCCACCTCGCGGACCGGCCCGGCGAGCGCGGCTTCCCGCCCGCGTGGGACAACGTGCTCTACGACAGCCCGAGCCTCGGCTACGTCACCGCGACCCACCAGCGCGGGCGAGACTTCGGCCCGACGGTCTGGACGTACTACTTTCCCCTGGTGGACTCCGATCCCCGCGACGCGCGCCGCCGCCTGCTCGACCACGGCCACTCGGCCTGGACCGACGCCATCACGGCGGATCTGTCGCGCGCGCACCCCGATCTCCGCCAGCAGCTCCGCCGGGTGGACGTCTGGCGCTGGGGGCACGCGATGGCCCAGCCGCGGGTCGGCGTGCGCGCGAGCGAGGCGCGCCGCGCCGCCGCGGCGCCGGTCGGACAGGTCCACTTCGCCCACAGCGATCTGAGCGGCCTGGCCCTGTTCGAGGAGGCCTTCGACCACGGGCTGCGCGCGGCGAACGAGGTGGCCGACGCGCTGACGGAGGCGACGTGA
- a CDS encoding polyamine aminopropyltransferase, with protein sequence MSDAPTTAFAKRKVPLLFLTVLVIATAGLVYELIAGTLASYVLGDSVFQFSTIIGVYLSAMGLGAYLSRFVVERVVIRFVEVELAAALIGGFSAPFLFYVFAYADAFRVLLYGTVVVIGALVGIELPLLMRILEKELDFKELVAKVLTFDYLGALLGSLLFAIVLMPTLGLVRTSLLFGMLNGAVALMTTWVLGDLIYRPIRWRLRAKGVLLLVALAAAFVGADRLTQHAEAELYDDRVIFAEQSRYQRVVLTRGALGVQLFLNGNLQFASHDEYRYHEALVHPAFSLRPDARRALVLGGGDGLAVREILRHEGVETVTLVDLDPAMTDMARRVSVMRQLNEGSLDDPRVTVINDDAMVWIDENGADLEPYDVVIVDFPDPNNFSLGKLYSSRFYALLRHVMHPGTAVIVQATSPLYARRSFWCIERTMAAAGLHTAAYHTLVPSFGEWGYVLAMGRPFDRPREVPDVEGLRFLNDDAMQAMFVFGQDMQRPDDIEINRLDTQALVQYYDQEWSRLER encoded by the coding sequence TTGTCCGACGCCCCCACCACGGCCTTCGCCAAGCGCAAGGTCCCGCTGCTGTTCCTGACGGTCCTGGTCATCGCGACCGCGGGCCTGGTCTACGAGCTGATCGCGGGGACGCTGGCGAGCTATGTGCTCGGCGACTCGGTCTTCCAGTTCTCCACCATCATCGGCGTCTACCTCTCCGCGATGGGGCTCGGCGCGTACCTCTCGCGCTTCGTCGTCGAGCGCGTCGTGATCCGCTTCGTCGAGGTGGAGCTCGCCGCGGCGCTGATCGGCGGCTTCAGCGCGCCCTTCCTCTTCTACGTCTTCGCCTACGCCGACGCCTTCCGCGTCCTCCTCTACGGCACGGTCGTCGTGATCGGCGCGCTCGTGGGGATCGAGCTGCCGCTCCTGATGCGCATCCTCGAGAAGGAGCTCGACTTCAAGGAGCTCGTCGCGAAGGTGCTGACCTTCGACTACCTCGGGGCGCTGCTCGGCTCGCTGCTCTTCGCCATCGTGCTGATGCCGACCCTCGGGCTGGTGCGGACCTCGCTCCTCTTCGGGATGCTCAACGGCGCCGTCGCTCTGATGACCACGTGGGTGCTCGGCGACCTCATCTACCGCCCCATCCGCTGGCGGCTCCGGGCCAAGGGCGTGCTGCTGCTGGTCGCGCTCGCGGCCGCGTTCGTCGGGGCCGATCGGTTGACCCAGCACGCGGAGGCCGAGCTCTACGACGACCGCGTGATCTTCGCCGAGCAGAGCCGCTATCAACGCGTCGTGCTGACCCGCGGCGCGCTCGGCGTGCAGCTCTTCCTCAACGGCAACCTGCAGTTCGCCTCGCACGACGAGTACCGCTACCACGAGGCCCTCGTGCACCCGGCCTTCTCCTTGCGCCCGGACGCGCGCCGCGCGCTGGTGCTCGGCGGCGGTGATGGCCTCGCGGTCCGGGAGATCCTGCGCCACGAGGGCGTCGAGACGGTGACCCTCGTCGACCTCGACCCCGCGATGACGGACATGGCCCGGCGCGTGTCGGTGATGCGGCAGCTCAACGAGGGCAGCCTCGACGATCCGCGCGTGACCGTGATCAACGACGACGCGATGGTGTGGATCGACGAGAACGGCGCCGACCTCGAGCCCTATGACGTGGTCATCGTCGACTTCCCGGACCCGAACAACTTCTCGCTCGGCAAGCTCTACTCGAGCCGCTTCTACGCGCTGCTGCGGCACGTGATGCACCCGGGGACCGCGGTGATCGTGCAGGCGACCTCGCCGCTCTACGCCCGCCGCTCCTTCTGGTGCATCGAGCGCACGATGGCCGCGGCCGGGCTGCACACCGCCGCCTACCACACGCTGGTGCCCAGCTTCGGCGAGTGGGGCTACGTGCTCGCGATGGGCCGGCCCTTCGATCGGCCGCGGGAGGTGCCCGACGTGGAGGGGCTGCGCTTCCTGAACGACGACGCCATGCAGGCGATGTTCGTCTTCGGACAGGACATGCAGCGCCCCGACGACATCGAGATCAACCGCCTCGATACGCAAGCGCTCGTGCAGTACTACGACCAAGAGTGGTCCCGGCTGGAGCGGTGA
- a CDS encoding DUF350 domain-containing protein: protein MSSEGLGMLDQLVTIGVHVISTVVFVLIGLVFFGLAFWIITKVAPFSVRKEIEEDQNTALGIVIGSVIIGVALIVSAALHG from the coding sequence ATGAGCTCGGAGGGCCTCGGCATGCTCGATCAACTCGTCACCATCGGAGTCCACGTCATCTCGACCGTGGTCTTCGTCCTCATCGGCCTCGTCTTCTTCGGCCTCGCCTTCTGGATCATCACGAAGGTCGCCCCCTTCTCGGTCCGCAAGGAGATCGAGGAGGACCAGAACACCGCGCTCGGCATCGTGATCGGCTCGGTGATCATCGGCGTCGCGTTGATCGTCTCGGCTGCCCTGCACGGGTAG
- a CDS encoding DUF4178 domain-containing protein, with amino-acid sequence MLGARTANCPNCGGPIEFGLGSSSALVCPHCRYSVVRTDKDLQAIGRVADLVPTAPPIEVGDSGTIAGKGFRVAGRLQLDHGRGPWDEWYVGFDEGGWGWLARAQGRWYMTRPADASGVPAYQSLQPGQQGSFSGTGETVWTVQEQGQSTLLSGEGELPFPVVPGQRGWYIDLAGAGGGFATIDYGDGTGAPMLFAGRELGPDELQVAKTAWGERTEEKVQIGKVSCPTCGAPVEISSESTERAACAFCYSLLDVQGQNLQLLRKLEQPRIEPYIPLGTDGELKGEKVKVIGFMERYTVVHGVTYSWREYLLYTEQGYRWLMEDSGHWMLLKPISVADVQIVGSTAKYGKHTFKRFGTNSATVRFVIGEFYWKVEVGEQTTTSDYIKPPQIISEERSESEIVWSAGEYVDGKEVWKAFGLQGSPPSKSGVGTAQPNPHALWPTLGTFAVLLLLFLGIALGADLGGKHRTLVAGPITLPPTQSNAAPVGTTPQQDTASYTPPFTITDGPAVLEVELQTSADNDYVGVACALIDEESGNVREFFVSTEYYHGVTGGESWTDGSRNATIYVDQVPEGRYVLRMDPQWNHWTPGLFNVGTSARPPTASIEVVQGSRSPWCCLLTFLLLLVPVPISIFRRAAFEKKRWENSNLW; translated from the coding sequence GTGCTGGGAGCGCGCACGGCCAACTGTCCGAACTGTGGCGGGCCGATCGAGTTCGGGCTCGGCTCGTCCTCGGCGCTCGTGTGCCCGCACTGTCGCTACAGCGTCGTCCGGACGGACAAGGACCTGCAGGCGATCGGGCGGGTCGCGGACCTCGTCCCCACCGCGCCGCCGATCGAGGTCGGCGACTCCGGCACCATCGCGGGCAAGGGCTTCCGCGTCGCCGGGCGGCTGCAGCTCGATCACGGCCGCGGCCCCTGGGACGAGTGGTACGTCGGCTTCGACGAGGGCGGCTGGGGCTGGCTCGCGCGCGCGCAGGGGCGCTGGTACATGACCCGGCCCGCCGACGCGTCCGGCGTGCCCGCCTACCAGAGCCTCCAGCCGGGCCAGCAGGGCAGCTTCAGCGGGACCGGCGAGACGGTCTGGACGGTTCAGGAGCAGGGTCAGAGCACCCTCCTCAGCGGTGAGGGCGAGCTGCCCTTCCCGGTCGTCCCGGGTCAGCGCGGCTGGTACATCGACCTCGCCGGCGCGGGCGGCGGCTTCGCGACCATCGACTACGGCGACGGGACGGGCGCGCCGATGCTCTTCGCCGGGCGCGAGCTCGGCCCGGACGAGCTGCAGGTGGCGAAGACCGCCTGGGGAGAGCGGACCGAAGAGAAGGTCCAGATCGGCAAGGTGAGCTGCCCCACGTGCGGCGCGCCGGTCGAGATCTCGTCCGAGAGCACCGAGCGCGCGGCGTGCGCCTTCTGCTACTCGCTCCTCGACGTGCAGGGGCAGAACCTCCAGCTCCTGCGCAAGCTCGAGCAGCCGCGGATCGAGCCCTACATCCCCCTCGGCACCGATGGCGAGCTGAAGGGCGAGAAGGTCAAGGTCATCGGCTTCATGGAGCGCTACACGGTGGTCCACGGGGTCACCTACAGCTGGCGCGAGTACCTCCTGTACACGGAGCAAGGCTACCGCTGGCTCATGGAGGACTCCGGCCACTGGATGCTCCTGAAGCCGATCAGCGTGGCCGACGTGCAGATCGTCGGCTCCACCGCGAAGTACGGCAAGCACACCTTCAAGCGCTTCGGGACCAACTCCGCGACGGTGCGCTTCGTCATCGGGGAGTTCTACTGGAAGGTCGAGGTGGGCGAGCAGACCACCACGAGCGACTACATCAAGCCGCCGCAGATCATCAGCGAGGAGCGCAGCGAGAGCGAGATCGTCTGGTCGGCCGGCGAGTACGTCGACGGCAAGGAGGTCTGGAAGGCGTTCGGGCTGCAGGGCTCGCCGCCCTCCAAGAGCGGCGTCGGGACGGCGCAGCCGAACCCGCACGCGCTGTGGCCGACGCTCGGCACCTTCGCGGTGCTCCTGCTGCTCTTCCTCGGCATCGCCCTCGGCGCCGACCTCGGCGGCAAGCACCGGACGCTCGTGGCGGGCCCGATCACCCTCCCGCCGACCCAGTCGAACGCGGCGCCCGTGGGCACGACGCCGCAGCAGGACACCGCCTCGTACACGCCGCCCTTCACCATCACCGACGGCCCGGCCGTGCTCGAGGTGGAGCTCCAGACGTCGGCGGACAACGACTACGTCGGCGTCGCCTGCGCGCTCATCGACGAGGAGAGCGGCAACGTCCGCGAGTTCTTCGTGAGCACGGAGTACTATCACGGGGTCACGGGTGGCGAGTCCTGGACCGACGGCAGCCGCAACGCGACGATCTACGTCGATCAGGTGCCCGAGGGGCGCTACGTGCTGCGCATGGATCCGCAGTGGAACCACTGGACGCCCGGGCTCTTCAACGTGGGCACCTCGGCGAGGCCGCCGACCGCGTCCATCGAGGTCGTCCAGGGCAGCCGGAGCCCGTGGTGCTGCCTGCTGACCTTCCTCCTGCTCCTGGTGCCGGTCCCGATCTCCATCTTCCGGCGCGCCGCCTTCGAGAAGAAGCGGTGGGAGAACTCCAACCTCTGGTGA
- a CDS encoding SurA N-terminal domain-containing protein gives MKKSLLTAALGLALLAPGAAKAEVIERVVATINDDAIFLSELRRRAAPMLDQALASPSQAARMAAIEQLYREVLDRMIQEELFLQAADEMQVSVSRAEVDRAIANVQRQSGLDDATFWEAVRGQGFTEEQYRGDVRRQLLRLKVLNFRARGRVNITEEQVRERYEMLIARERRTAEFTAAQIFFEVPSGATATEVARIRSEAEAARDDVEGADDFWSEGGMRLGTLRQGELPDSLEDALMNLDVGEIGEVVRGPAGFHIFLLMDRQQSAEGAPAYEDMRMQIYQQMMEGAMARQEELLLAELRRAAVIDIRL, from the coding sequence ATGAAGAAGAGCCTCCTGACGGCCGCCCTCGGGCTCGCGCTGCTCGCGCCGGGCGCCGCGAAGGCGGAGGTGATCGAGCGGGTCGTCGCGACGATCAACGACGACGCCATCTTCCTCTCCGAGCTGCGCCGCCGCGCCGCGCCGATGCTCGACCAGGCGCTCGCGTCGCCGAGCCAGGCCGCGCGCATGGCCGCCATCGAGCAGCTCTATCGCGAGGTCCTCGACCGGATGATCCAGGAGGAGCTCTTCCTCCAGGCCGCGGACGAGATGCAGGTCTCGGTGAGCCGGGCCGAGGTGGACCGCGCGATCGCCAACGTGCAGCGCCAGAGCGGTCTCGACGACGCGACCTTCTGGGAGGCGGTGCGGGGCCAGGGCTTCACCGAGGAGCAGTACCGCGGCGACGTCCGACGGCAGCTCCTCCGGCTCAAGGTGCTCAACTTCCGGGCCCGCGGCCGGGTGAACATCACCGAGGAGCAGGTCCGCGAGCGCTACGAGATGCTCATCGCGCGTGAGCGGCGCACGGCGGAGTTCACCGCGGCGCAGATCTTCTTCGAGGTCCCGAGCGGCGCGACCGCCACCGAGGTGGCCCGGATCCGCTCCGAGGCCGAGGCGGCGCGCGACGACGTCGAGGGCGCGGACGACTTCTGGTCCGAAGGCGGGATGCGCCTCGGGACCCTGCGCCAGGGTGAGCTCCCTGATTCGCTCGAGGACGCGCTGATGAACCTCGACGTGGGCGAGATCGGCGAGGTCGTGCGCGGCCCGGCCGGCTTCCACATCTTCCTCCTGATGGACCGGCAGCAGTCCGCCGAGGGCGCGCCAGCCTACGAGGACATGCGCATGCAGATTTACCAGCAGATGATGGAGGGGGCGATGGCGCGGCAGGAGGAGCTCCTCCTCGCGGAGCTCCGCCGGGCTGCGGTCATCGACATCCGGCTCTAG
- a CDS encoding peptidyl-prolyl cis-trans isomerase, with protein MLASLLLSGGFALGAVGCGEDDPDPDPNGTDPSGDGEVVHGLTAAQRAATLATIGSREITVGELAEELASKGSFLRTRYASPERRREFLDQMIRFELLAQEARRRGYHELPEVERTRKQMMIRRFLEERFAEITPESISDEDVQAFYASHEREFNTPEQVRASHIQVRDRATAQRVLRELMASPQDLRLYRRLAEQHNQDADTRDRFGDLRFFSRPSERTDNEPEVPDAVAEAAFQIQQIGGMHPEVVRSDAGWHIVKLTGRRAAMRRSLEEAERPIRARLHRERREQAIQDLIDELRAAADVEENLDLLSEVQIDLPEGDSPTVTNPQLGAEPSGALRPTAPTGPRPPAPTKQGPTKQGGR; from the coding sequence ATGCTCGCGTCCCTCCTGCTCTCTGGCGGATTCGCGCTCGGCGCGGTCGGCTGCGGGGAGGACGACCCCGATCCCGACCCCAACGGGACCGACCCGAGCGGCGACGGCGAGGTCGTGCACGGCCTGACCGCGGCGCAGCGCGCGGCCACCCTCGCCACCATCGGGAGCCGTGAGATCACCGTCGGCGAGCTCGCCGAGGAGCTGGCGTCGAAGGGGTCGTTCCTGCGGACCCGCTACGCGAGCCCGGAGCGGCGCCGCGAGTTCCTCGACCAGATGATCCGCTTCGAGCTGCTCGCCCAGGAGGCCCGCCGGCGCGGCTACCACGAGCTGCCCGAGGTCGAGCGCACGCGCAAGCAGATGATGATCCGCCGCTTCCTCGAGGAGCGCTTCGCCGAGATCACCCCCGAGTCGATCTCGGACGAGGACGTGCAGGCCTTCTACGCCTCGCACGAGCGCGAGTTCAACACCCCCGAGCAGGTGCGCGCGAGCCACATCCAGGTGCGCGACCGCGCCACGGCTCAGCGCGTCCTGCGCGAGCTGATGGCGAGCCCGCAGGACCTGCGCCTCTACCGGCGCCTCGCCGAGCAGCACAACCAGGACGCGGACACGCGCGACCGCTTCGGCGACCTGCGCTTCTTCTCGCGCCCCTCCGAGCGCACCGACAACGAGCCCGAGGTGCCGGACGCGGTCGCGGAGGCGGCGTTCCAGATCCAGCAGATCGGCGGCATGCACCCCGAGGTCGTGCGGAGCGACGCCGGCTGGCACATCGTCAAGCTCACCGGGCGCCGCGCCGCGATGCGCCGCAGCCTCGAGGAGGCCGAGCGCCCGATCCGCGCGCGCCTGCACCGCGAGCGCCGCGAGCAGGCCATCCAGGACCTCATCGACGAGCTGCGCGCGGCGGCGGACGTCGAGGAGAACCTGGATCTCCTGAGCGAGGTCCAGATCGACCTGCCCGAGGGTGACTCGCCCACCGTGACCAACCCGCAGCTCGGCGCCGAGCCGTCCGGGGCGCTGCGCCCGACCGCGCCGACGGGGCCCCGCCCGCCCGCGCCGACCAAGCAGGGGCCGACGAAGCAGGGGGGACGATGA